The Pseudoalteromonas rubra region GTGATCCAGGCTTTGGATGGCAACGTGTTGGTGCCCTTGCTGTTTTCTGAAGCAGTAGACCTGAACCCGGTGTACATTATCGTCGCAGTCCTGTTTTTTGGCGGTTTGTGGGGGTTCTGGGGGGTCTTTTTTGCAATTCCGCTGGCCTCTTTAGTCAAAGCTTTGCTCAATGCCTGGTCAACACAGCAACAGGAATACCTCGCATCTGAGGCTAAATAATCTATAACAGGTGGCGTGCCTGCGTCACCTCGTTCTTTCATGTCTGCCCCAATGTTATCTTGTACCATTTTGGAATAACGATCTTCATTTATACAGCAAATGATTATTATGCTTGCTGTGCCTTTTGTGTAGAATGGAATAAGATATTCTATATTGTTATAAAGGAGCGCCGTGTGATCCAGTCTGAACAAGACCAATTAATCTACCTCGATGCCAATGCCACTACGCCGGTATTACCCGAGATTGCAAAAGTCGTGGTGCATACCATGCAAGTGTGTTTTGGTAACCCTTCGAGTGCGCACATTACGGGCGTGCAGGCCAAGCACTTGATGGAAGAGGCCCGGAATAAAGGTCGAGAGGTGATTGGGGCGACTAGTGGAGAGCTGCTTTTTACCTCGGGTGCAACAGAAGGGATCCAAACGGCCATCGTTTCAGCTCTGAGTGATTATGTTCAGCGTGCCGAAGAGGTTTACGAAAAACCAGTTCTTATGTACGGCGCAACGGAACATAAAGCGGTGCCGAATACCTTAAAGCACTGGAATCGATTACTGGGTCTGGATGCACAAATCCTGGAAATACCCGTAGACTCGAAAGGGATACTGGATCTGGACTTTATTGCAGAGCATGTTGAACAGGCAGTGATGGTCTGCACTATGGCAGCTAACAATGAAACAGGTATTAAGCAAGACTTACTCAGGCTTGAGCAAGTGATCCGTGAAGGCAATGCGAAAACGGCCTGGATGGTCGACTGTGTTCAGGCCTTGGGTAAGTTGCCGCTGCAATTGTCACAAACCACAATAGATTATGCGCCGTTTTCCGGCCACAAGCTTTATGCACCAAAAGGCATCGGCTTTTTGTATATTCGCAGTGGCAGTCCATACACGCCCTTTATTGCGGGCGGCGGTCAGGAATCGGGGATGCGTTCAGGCACGGAAAATATTCCAGGTATTGCCGCACTCAGTACGCTCTTCGATATGCTGCTGGATAAAGAAAACTCTCCTTTTAATCCGGTTGAACAGCTTGAAAAACACCGCAGCATGTTAGCTGAAGCCATTGAAACGACTTTTAAGCAGGTCACTTTTCATCATGATTTTGCGCTGTCTGTACCAACAACGCTTAACTTCTCGGTGGATCACCTGACTAATAAAGAAGTCATTGATCTGCTGGATGCTGCGGGGATCCGTGTCAGCGGAGGATCTGCCTGTAGTTCAGGCTCAAGTCGCAGCTTTGTACTTGATGCAATGAATGTCCCGGACTGGCAAAGTGAAAATGCCATTCGTCTGTCGTTTGGACCGGCCGATAGTGAAGCACAGATCCGCAAGGCATGTGAAGCATTGACAAGTCTTCAGCCGATCCTGGAAAACAACTGTTTGGTGGTGTCAGACAGCACGGCACCGGAGCAGGAAGCTTGCGCAGTTGGCTTAACTCAGCTACGTCATCAGGGAGCCTGCTGTTGGCTGTACGTGACGGCCGATAAACAGGCTATCATTGTGGACCCTGTACCTGAGCTAGTTCCTCGTTTACAACGCTTGCTGGATAAGCAGGGGCTGGGCTGCAGGGCACTATTGAAAACGCATCTGAGTGAACCGGCAAGCGATGCGGTGAATTTGTTATCTCATAACCTGATTGATAATAAAGTAGTCGATGACTTTGGCTGGCCTGTGGACGGCACACATGGTTTATTGCAAGAGTCGCTGATTCAACTGCCGGGCGCTGAGAAAGAGTCGGAAAATCGTTGTTATTTATTGATGCAGGGCGATGATGTGTCTGCCTGTTTTGCCGGAAAGCTGTTACTGCCCCAGGGGCTTGGTGATAGCCAGGGAGAGACAGCATGTGCAGCTTCTATGGCTGAAACGCTATTACGCCTCAATGAAATACTGGATGACAATAGTTTGATCTGTAGTGCACTGGACTATCAACAGTGCTTTGCAATTAACTGGCATGCACAAGTACAGGTTAGCCCGTTACTGGGTCGCCTGCTTAATGGTGCCTGTTCAACCGATGAGTTTATTGAGCAAAAAGCCAGTATGGACAGCGACTCTAGCACATTCAGAGAGCGATTCCTGGGAGCGTTGATGGACTCGGCTGTGCCCGCGGTGAAAGCGCTAAACAGATCTGCCGCAGAAGAGTGGTTGCAATGTCATGAGGGAATGATCATTGATTGCCGGGAACCGTATGAGTCCGATGTATCACGTCGGGGGATCACTGAGTTGTTTGGCAATCTGGCGGTTGGTCGGGTGCTGAATATTCCTCTAAGCAGAATGACGGATGTATTGCGTAATGGGGCACTCGACTCATCGCAGCATTATCTGTTGGTGTGTCGCACCGGCAATCGTTCGATGCAGGCTGGTAATACACTGGCAATGTTGGGGTTTGATCGGGTCGCGAACCTGGCAGGTGGATTGGCGTTAAATTAGCGCGCTGAAGCCCCGGTCATGCCGGGGCTAAGTGTTTATTGTGGCGCCGGACCTGTACTTTCCCGTACTACCATATTAGGCGTAAAAGTGGTGGTGATGTCTTTGTCCTGATTTCGACTGCCACGAGTTTTAGAGAAAAGTAGCCTTGCTGCATGTTCGGAAATCACATCATTAGCCTGATGTGCCGTGGTAAGCTTTGG contains the following coding sequences:
- a CDS encoding aminotransferase class V-fold PLP-dependent enzyme → MIQSEQDQLIYLDANATTPVLPEIAKVVVHTMQVCFGNPSSAHITGVQAKHLMEEARNKGREVIGATSGELLFTSGATEGIQTAIVSALSDYVQRAEEVYEKPVLMYGATEHKAVPNTLKHWNRLLGLDAQILEIPVDSKGILDLDFIAEHVEQAVMVCTMAANNETGIKQDLLRLEQVIREGNAKTAWMVDCVQALGKLPLQLSQTTIDYAPFSGHKLYAPKGIGFLYIRSGSPYTPFIAGGGQESGMRSGTENIPGIAALSTLFDMLLDKENSPFNPVEQLEKHRSMLAEAIETTFKQVTFHHDFALSVPTTLNFSVDHLTNKEVIDLLDAAGIRVSGGSACSSGSSRSFVLDAMNVPDWQSENAIRLSFGPADSEAQIRKACEALTSLQPILENNCLVVSDSTAPEQEACAVGLTQLRHQGACCWLYVTADKQAIIVDPVPELVPRLQRLLDKQGLGCRALLKTHLSEPASDAVNLLSHNLIDNKVVDDFGWPVDGTHGLLQESLIQLPGAEKESENRCYLLMQGDDVSACFAGKLLLPQGLGDSQGETACAASMAETLLRLNEILDDNSLICSALDYQQCFAINWHAQVQVSPLLGRLLNGACSTDEFIEQKASMDSDSSTFRERFLGALMDSAVPAVKALNRSAAEEWLQCHEGMIIDCREPYESDVSRRGITELFGNLAVGRVLNIPLSRMTDVLRNGALDSSQHYLLVCRTGNRSMQAGNTLAMLGFDRVANLAGGLALN